CACAGCAGGTAGCCCACCATCGGCGTCGCCACGACGGCCGTGAAGATGCCGCGGTTCTTGTTGCTCTCCCACCAATGGTGGGCGACCAGCGGGAGCACCGCGATCCCGAGCAGCATCACCGCGAAGGGGATCACCGCCCAGAGCGGGACCGAGCTACCGAAGTGCTCCATGACGTGGGGGCCCTGCTACTACGTGCGCCGATTCTTCGCAAGCTCAGCCGCCGTCCGAGACGCCGCCATCGGCGACCCCGGAGTCCGGCGAGCCGGTCATGACACACGCGCCGGCGACGCAGACCCGCATGCCCATGCAGCTGTTGCCGCACATGTTGCAGTGGTCGGCGTCGGTCAGCGTGTCGGTGCAGCCGTCCGCGCAGCACGTGGGCGTCAGCCCGCCGCACGCCGCGCCGCCGCCCACGCTGCCCATGTCTCCGTTGCACACGCACCGCCCGCCCATGCACATCTCGCCTGCGCCGCAGCTCACGCCGCAGCCGCCGCAGTTGTTCTCGTCGGTGGCCGTGTCCACGCAGCCGTCCCCGGCGCAGCACGTGTCCCCCGCGCCGCAGGCCGCGCCGCCCTCACAGCGGCAGGCGGAGCCCATGCAGGTCTCGCCGCTGTCGCAGGTGACGCCGCAGCCGCCGCAGTTGCTCGCGTCGGTCGCCGTGTTGACGCAGCCGCCCGGACAGCAGCTGTCCATGCCGGAGCAGGCGGGCCCCCCGGCGCAGCGACACGAGGTGCCGTTGCAGGTCTCGCCCGTGTCGCAGGTGACGCCGCAGCCGCCGCAGTTGGTCACCGTGTTCAAGGCCACGCAGCTGGCGCCGCAGCAGCGCTGGCCGCTGACGCACGCCGGGCCCGTGGGCCGCGTGGTGCCGCCGCAGGCGCAGTCGCCGGCCGCGTTGCACGACTCGTTCATGCCGCAGGTCGTGCCGCACGCGCCGCAGTTCGAGGTCGAGAACGCCACCTCGCAGTAGGGCGCGCCCGCGGCGCAGTCGAGCCTCCCCGCCGCGCAGACGCAGCTCCGCGACACGCAGCTCGCGTTGCCGCCGCAGTTGTTGCCGCAGGCGCCACAGTTCGCGTTGGTGTCGATGTTGGTCTCGCACCCGTTGGCGTGGTTGCCGTCGCAGTTCGCCCAGCCGTCGTTGCAGCTCGCGATCCGACAGGTGCCCCCCGAGCACATCGGGGTCGCGTTCGCGAGGCTGCAGGCGTCGCCGCAGCTCGCGCAGTCGCTGACCGTGCCGAGGCGCCGCTCGCAGCCGTTGGCGTCGTTCATGTCGCAGTCCGCCCAGCCGCTCGAGCAGCTGACGATCTCGCAGCGGCGAGAGGCGCAGGTCTGGGTCGCGTTGGCCAGGCTGCAGCCCACGCCGCACGCGTTGCAGTTCGCGAGGGTGCGCAGGTCCACCTCGCAGCCGTCTCCCGGCAGCCCGTTGCAGTCGGCGAAATTGGGCTCGCAGGTCGTGATCTCGCACCGCCCCGCGTTGCAGCGCTCCCCCGCGTTCGGCAGGGCGCAGCTGCGCCCGCAGCCCCCGCAGTGGGAGAGGCTGGTGAGCGTGTCCGTCTCGCAGCCGTCGCGGTCGGGCAGGCCGCCGTTGCAGCTGGCGAGGTTGGGCGCGTCGCACTCGCAGATGCGGTCCGTGCAGACGGTGCTCGCGCCGCAGACCACGCCACATCCGTTGCAGTTGTTCGGGTCGTCCGTCACGACGATACACGCGCTGCCGCAGCAGAGGTTCGCCTCGGGGCCGGCCGCCGCTTCGGGGCAGGCCTGGACCTCGGTGGCCGTGCCCATCGCCGCGCCGCAGGTGCAGACGCCGCTCACGCAGCTCTCGCCTTCCCCACAGCCGCGCCCGCAGGCCCCGCAGTTTGCCGGATCCGAGTCGAGGTCCACGCAGCCGATGCCGCCGCCACAGCAGTCCGGGGTGGCGCCCTCGCAGGCCGCGTCGCCCGGCTCCGCCGTGCAGTCGCAGACCCCTCCGCTGCAGCGGTCGGCGCTCGTGATGTCACAAGCGAGCCGGCAGCCGCCGCAGTTCGTGAAGGAGTCGGCGTAGCTCACCAGCCCCGCGCTCACGCAGCCGACGCTGTTGGTCGGGTCGAGGACCTCGTCCACCACGCCGTCGCAGTTGTTGTCGACTCCGTCGCAGCAGCCGTCGGTGCCCATCACCCCGCCCGCGCAGTGGTCGGGCTGATCGGGGTTGATCGAGGCGCCGGGCACCGCGCCCATGGCCATCTCGCACATCGGCGGCTCGACGTAGCCGTCCCCGTCGATGTCGTCGTCGCAGCTGCGGTCGTCGTCGAGCAGACAGCTCTGCGCCACGCCGTCCTCGCAGCGATCGATCAACACCTCGTTCATGGCGCGTCGATAGGTCAGCGGGTCGGTGTCGTCGCAGTCGACGGGCGGCTCCTGCCCGTCCTGGTCCATGTCGCCCGGCGGGCAGCTCTCGTCGAGCATGCCGTCGAGGTCCTCGTCGATCGTGTTGCCGCAGCGCTCGCGTGCGTCGGGGTGGACCGCCGGGTCGCAGTCGTTGGCGCGTGGCTCGCACGGCTCGCCCGGATCCTCGAGCCCGCAGGCGGGGTAGCCGTCGCCGTCGTCGTCCGCCTCTCGGCACTCGTCGAGCTCGTCCGTCAACCCGTTGCAGTTGTTGTCGACGCCGTCGCACACCTCGGCCGCGCCTGGGTTGATCGCCGCGGGGTCGCAGCCGTCGCACTGCGACGCGCGGTCGACGCAGTCGGGGAAGCGATCCTCGAGGCTGCACTGCTCGATCCCGTCGCCGTCCTCGTCGCAGCAGGCGTCCTCGCCGCTGCAGTCCTGGTCGATCCCGTCGAGGCAGGTGTCGATGGCGCGCGGGTTGACCTCGGGGTTGTTGTCGTTGCAGTCACAGCCGACGGTCGCGCCCGGCGCGCACGCCACGACGCCGTCCATGTCGTTGTCGCCGCAGGCCTCTTCGACGTCGCCGTCGCAGTCCTCGTCCACGCCGTTCTGGCACTGGAAGCCGGCCCCCGGGAAGATCATGTCGTTCGAGTCGTCGCAGTCGCTCGCGCGCATCTCCGGGCACAGGTAGTCGGTGTCCTCGCAGGCGCGCTCGCCGCCCCCTTCGCTGCGCTCGCGGCACGACGTGGCGGCGCTCGAGAGCCAGGTGTCTCCGTCCAGATCGAGCGCGCCGACGGGCCCCACCAGCACCACCGAGTCCGTGACGACCCCGGTGACGCCGTAGCAGCGCGTCGCGACGAGGACACCGTCGTCGGGCGTCTTCGCGACCATGTGCACGAGGATGGTGCTCGGGCGGTCGAGCTCGATCCCGACCCGCAGAGGGTTGTCCTCGAGGTCTCGCTGGGACCGGGCGGGCGTGAACACGCGCGGCGCGGGCATCGCGGGCGGCAGGCTCGGGGAGTCGAGGGAGACCACCGTCACCGACAGCTCGGACACGTCGGCCTGGGCGTAGAGCTCGATCTGCACGCCGCTGGAGCCCGGATCGCACGCGGCGAGCAACGAGCAGCCCAGGAGAGTGAAGAGGAGACGCGAAGGGGAAGCCACTGCGGGCCAGCATATCACCGGCGGCAGCCCATTGAAGTACCGAGCCCGCAGGATCTTGGAGACCGGCGCCGAGGGCCTCCGCGTGACAGAGTCCCGCCCATGGGCGGCGGTTGGATCGGTTACATCTACGCGATCGGGGGCTGCATGCTGTTGGTGCTGCTCATCGGTGGCTCCACCATGGTGCTCTACGCGGTCGCCCGCGCGCGGGGGGACGGCAAGACCAAGGGCCACGTGAGCTCGGTCTCGCGAGGTGAGGGACCCGACGAGACCGCTTGATCCCCTCGGGTAGCCCGCTATGGTCCGCGGCTCGCCTCGCCAGAAGCATGCGCGACGAAGAGCTGGACGGGCTCACCAAGGCCCAGCACGACCTCGAGTGGTCCCGCCTCGTGGAGGCGGTGGCGGCGCGATGCACCGGTCCGCTCCGCGAGACCCTCGAAGCGCTCGAGGTCCACGAGACCTACGAGGCGGCGCGGGTCGCCCTCGTGGAGGCGGCCGAGGCGGCGGAGCTGCTGCGCCTCGACGAGCCGCTGCCTTTGGACGGGATTCGCGACGTCCGGCGCCCGCTCGCCCGCCTCGAGAAGCAGGGCGCGCTCGACGGGACGGAGCTCCGCGCGATCGCCACGACCCTCGGCGCCGCCCGCGCGCTCCGGAAATTCCTGGCCCGTCACCGCGACCGGGCCCCCGCGCTCCATCAGGCCTGCAGCACGGATCCAACCCTCGATCGGCTGGTCGACGAGCTCGAGCGCGCGGTGGAGCCGGACGGCACGCTCGCCGATACGGCCAGCCCCGAGCTCGGCCGCCTGCGCACCGAGGTGGCGAACCTGCGGGCGCGCATCGTGGGGCGGCTCGAGGCCATGCTCCTCAAGCACGCCGACATCGTCCAGGATCGCTTCCACACGCTCCGGGAGGGGCGCTACGTCATCCCCGTGCGCACCGACGCGCACGAGAAGCTCCCCGGCATCGTGCACGGGACGAGCGGGAGCGGCGCCACGGTCTTCGTCGAGCCCAAGGCGATCGTCAACCAGGGCAACCGCCTGAAGATGGCGCAAGGGGAGCTCGAGCGAGAAGAGGCGCGCATCCTCGGGATCCTCAGCGGGCGGGTGCGCGACCGCGGGGCCGAGGTGAGCGCGGCGGTGGACGCGCTCGACCGCGCCGATCTCCGGCACGCCGCGGCGCGCCTGTCCAAGGATCTCGGCGCGACCATCCCGAAGCTGTCCCGCGCGCCCCGGATGCGGCTGATCGACGCGCGACACCCGCTGCTCGCGCTCGAGGGCGTCGAGGTCGTCGCCAACGATCTCGAGCTCGAGGCGGGCGGCGCGCTGGTGATGAGCGGCCCGAACGCGGGCGGCAAGACGGTCTCGCTCAAGGTGCTCGGGCTCGCCGCCCTGATGGCGCGGGCGGGGCTGCCCGTGCCCGCCAACGAGGGGAGCGAGGCGGGCTTCTTCTCGCCGGTCCTGACCGACGTGGGCGACGAGCAGTCGCTCCAGAAGAACCTCTCCACCTTCAGCGCGCACGTGACCAACCTCGTGAGCGTGCTGCACGCGTCGGGGCCGAGCGCCATGGTCCTGCTCGACGAGATCGCGACGGGCACCGATCCCCACGAGGGGGCCGCGCTCGCCTGCGCGCTGGTCGACGCGCTCTGCCAGAAGGGCGCGGCGCTCGCGGTCACCACCCACTACGAGCGCCTCAAGGCGATGGCGGTCGAGGACCCGCGCCTCCGCAACGCGTCCGTCGGCTTCGACGTGGCGCGCATGGCCCCCACCTTCGTGGTGCGGCGGGACGTGCCGGGCAGCTCCAGCGCGCTCGCCGTGGCCCAGCGCTTCGGGATGCCGCAGGGCGTCTTGACGCGCGCGAAGGAGCTGCTGCCGGATGAGAGCCGCACCTTCGACGCCCTGGTCCAGAAGCTCGAGTCGCGCTTCGAGGAGCTCGAGAGCGAGCGGGCCCAGGCCGAGGCCGCGCGGCGCGAGGCCGAGCGGCTGCGCGACGAGGCGGCCCTCGAGCTCGAGCGTCGACGGCAGCGCGATCACAAGAAGCTGAGCGAGGAGGGCGCGCGGCTCATGGAGCAGCTGCGCCAGGCGCGCGCCCAGCTCAAGGACGCCCGCAAGGCGCTCCGCAAGAGCGAGCGCCACGACGAGGCCGCGCTCCGCAAGATCCGGGAGCAGCTGGACGGCGTCGGCGCGCAGGTCGAGGGCGAGCTGAAGGACGTCGTCGTCGCGCCTCCGGCCGCGCCCCCGAAGGACGTCGGCACGCCGGTGGAGGCGTCCGAGGTCGAGGTGGGCCAGCGCGTCTACGTGCCGCGGCTCCGGACCGAGGTCGACGTGGTCGAGGCGCCCAGCAAGGGCCGCGTTCGCGTCGCGGCCGGCCCGGTGAAGCTCTGGGTGAAGGTCGACGAGATCCGCAAGAAGGACGCGCCGCGCGAGGCCGCCAAGCCGACCGCGTCGGCGCCCTCGGCCGCCGTCTCGAGGTCGCGCGCGCCGGCGTCGGACAACACGCTCGACGTCCGCGGGATGCGGGTCGACGACGCCATCTCGATGACGGAGAGCTTCCTCGACCGCATGTTCGGCGCCTCGGAGGCGCTCGCCTACATCCTCCACGGCGTCGGCAGCGGCGCGCTCCGCGACGCGATCCGCGAGCACCTCGGCCAGCACGCCGGGCAGTACGTCCGAAGCGTGCGGCCCGGCACCCTCGAAGAGGGCGGCGAACGCATGACGGTCGTGCAGCTTCGCTGAGCCGTGTCGCCCGTCGGCGGCGCCTCAGAACTCGAAGCGCTCGTAGGGGTCGCCGGAGCTCGGCGGGGTCTCACCCGCGGGCTCGGGGGGACTCTCCGACTCGGTCGTGGAGGGGCGGCCGCGCCGCGGGCGTGGCTCCTCGGAGGGTTGCGCGATCGGCTCGACCCGCGCCTGGGTCGTCCGCTCGTCCGGTCGGGCCGTCAGCGCCACCCGCTGCTCGGTCGTCTCGCCCGTCAGCGCCACGTCCATCGGCTCGTACCCGTCGAGCTCGAGGGTCACCGCGAGCGGCTCGTCCATCACGTCGAGCGAGAGCGGCGTGGTGCCGATCGGCTGGTCGCCCTGGAGCACGCGCGCGCCTTCGGGCTCGCTGACGAGGCGGACCGACCGGACGGCGGGAGGCGGCGTCGGCGGCGGCGCGGAGACCTCGGTCGGAGGCGGCGACACCCGGTCGGCCGCCTCGGCGATCTCGTCGGGCGCGCTCGAGATCACGATCGTGACCGCGAACGCCGTCGCGAGCAGGATGAGCGCGCCGCCGATGGCCAGCGGGAGCTTCGGCAGCCCGCCGAGCAGGCCGCCGCCCCGGCCCGCCGCCTCCCGCTCCACGTCGGGCAGGCAGGCCATCAGCCGGGCCTCCATCTGCTCGGCGTTCTCGAAGCGGTCGTCCGGCTCCTTGCCGAGCGCGCGCATCGCGAGCTTGTCGAGGCTGCGCGGGATGGGGCGCTCCGGGACCGCCATGCGCGGAGACGGCGGCGTCTCCCGGATGTGCTTGGCCATGACGACCACCGCGTCGTCGTCGACGAAGGGCGGCTGTCCGGTGAGCAGCTGATAGAGGAGCGTGCCGACGGTGTAGAGGTCGCTCCGATGGTCGAGCGTCTTGCCCTGCGCCTGCTCGGGCGACATGTAGCGCGGCGTCCCGAAGACGGTGCCCGCCTGGGTCTCGAGCTGGTCGATCTGGTGGTCCTCGCGGAAGACCTTCGCGATCCCGAAGTCGAGCACCTTCACCACGGGGCGCGAGTGGCCCTCCACGCGAGCGAGGAAGATGTTATCGGGCTTCAGGTCGCGGTGGATGATCCCCTTCGAGTGCGCCTCCGCGAGGGAGCGGAGGATCTCCTGGATCGTGCGCATCGCCTGCTCGATCGGCGGGGTGCCCTCCCGCTCTATCCAGGCCGTCAGGAGCTCGCCCTCGAGCAGCTCCATCGCCAGGAAGAGGTGCCCCTCCTCGTCCTCGCCGAAGTCGAAGACGCGCACCGTGTTCGGGTGCATGAGCATGCTCATCGCCTTCGCCTCGCGGTGGAAGCGCGCCACCGTCTCGCGATCGCTGACCAGCTCGCTCTTGAGCACCTTCAGCGCGACCGGACGGTCCAGCCCCGACTGCTCGGCGCGGTAGACGGTGCCCATGCCGCCGGTGCCGATGCGCTCGATGACCTGGAAGCGTCCCGCGACGAGCCGCCCGAGGAGCGGGTCGTTCTTCGACGCGGCGAACTCCTCGGCGCCGACCAGGCGTGTCCCGTCGTTGGCGCACGTCGCTCTCCCCCGCGCCGGGTACGCGGTGCGACATGTCGGGCAGATGCGCATGGCTCAGACGGGCTCAGGATAACACGACGCGGGCGGGGCGAGGACTCCGTTGCCGCGCCCGTCGGTCGCTCAGGGCGAGGCGACGCCGCCCGACGTGAACATGGGGCGCGGGAGGCAGTGCATCTCCCAGTTGCCGGTGAACACGGGCCGACACTGACCCATGTCTCCGCAGTCGCTGTCCCGGCAGCAGGTCGCCCGGCACTGCATCGGCTCGCTGCCCGGCCGGCCGTCGGGGCCCAGGCAGGTCAGGTCGCGGCACTCTTCGCCCGACGCGCAGGCCTCTCCGTTCTCCTTGCCGCCGCCCGTGTAGAAGCAGATCGGAAAGTAGTCCGTGCGGCCGGAGACGTCGAGCGCGGCGTAGACGCAGGCGGCGTTGCCGGAGTCGCCCGGGCACTCGGAGGCGTTCCGGCACGAGTCGCGGCAGCGGTCCCCAGCGCACATGCCGGTGGGGCAATCCCCGCCGCCGAAGCAGCGCTCGAAGCGGCAGTAGCCGCCCTCACAGAAGGTGCTCGTGTCGGTGAAGCTCACGCAATCCAGCGTCGAGCCGCAGGTCGCGGGGGTGCCGATGGGCCCGCGACACGAGAGGATGCCGCGATCGGAGATCGTGTAGGCGGCGTCGGAGCCGAGCGCGCACCACTCCGATCCGCACACCGAGCTGCCCTGGCAGGCGTTCGCGGGCGGCGCGCCGAAGCTCCCCATCGCGAGGATGGACGTCGGCACGCAGCCGCGCGCGCCGCTCCCGGGCGCCCAGCAGACCTCGCCCGCGTCGCAGTCGGCGTCGACGCAGCAGCTGCGGGTGCAGATCCCCGACCTCGCGTTCAGGTGCTCGGGCAAGAGGCGCAGCGCCTCGGCGTTCATGCACTGACTCGACGCGCACTCGGCGTCGTAAGTGCAGCCGCGCCCGTTCTCCGAGACGTCGACGCACTGGCCGTTGGCCGGGTTGCAGCGCTGCGGCGCGGTGCACGCGAAGGCCGGCATGCGGCAGTCACGCACCAGCGGCTGGCAGCTCGGCGGGTCCGTCTCGAGGTCGCAGAACTGATCTGCGGCGCAGATGTCCGGGAGGTTCTGGCAGTTGACCTCCTGGCAGCGGTCGTTGGCCGTGCAGCTCGGGTCGGTGCAGCTCAGCGGGTTGCAGATCTCCTCGGCCCGGCAGTTCGTGCCGTCGGGCGTGCTGGAGTCGCAGTCGTTGTCCGCGCCGTCGCACGGATCGTCGACTCGCCCGGGGTAGACCGTCGGGTCGGCGTCGTTGCAGTCGATCATCCCGCCGGTCGCGCCGCAGCTGCTGACCCCGTCGCCGTCCTCGTCGAAGCCGTTGTCGACGACGCCGTCGCAGTCGTCGTCCATCCCGTTGCAGAGCTCCTGCGAGCACTCCACGCACGTCCCCTCGGCGCCCGTCTGGTTGCTGCACCGGAAGTTGTCGGCGCCGTAGGCCCCGGGGCAGGGATCCGCGCCATCGACCGTGCACGGCAGGCCCTCGTCGGGCGCCGCGCCGCCGATGATGCTGCACCCGGCCGCGGCGAAGAGCGCGAGGAGGGTCCCGGCGATCCAGGCGCCGCGCATCAGAAGCTCACCCTCAGCGAGAGCGGCGTCACGTCGACGTCGAGGGAGGCCTCCGCCTCCACCTCCTCGTCCGCGCTCCGGATCGGCGCGCGCTCCACCGTGTGTTCGCGCAGGAAGTAGAGGAGGAGCGAGGAGATCACCAGCGCCCCGCCGAGGCCGAGCGTGACGTCGGCGGCGATGCCGAGGCCCTGTGCGTCCGGGTAGCTGTTGGCGCTGCTCCGCGCCTCCAGGGTGAGCGCGCCGAGGACGCCGCCCGTGGCGAGCGACGCCGCGCCCACACCGAGGGTCAGCCAGAAGCCGAGGTCCGCCACGCCGTTCTCGCGCACGACCACGAGACCCGGGAGCTGCCGCAGCGCCTCGACCTGCTCGGGCTGCGGGGCCTCGCGCTCCGTCGAGGTGCGCGCGCCCTGGAGGCGCCGGATGGTGGCCTCCGCGCGCGCCTGCTCGCGGGCCTGCTGCTGCGGGAGCAGCTGCTGGTACTGCTCGTAGTAGCGCAGCGAGAGGTCGAGCTCGCCGAGCAGCTCGTACACGCGGGCCAGGTTGAACACGAGGGTGGGGGAGTTCGGGTCGAGCACGAGCGCCCGCTCGAGCGCCTGCGCGGCCTCGCGATACTGGCCGGCTTCGTAGCGCTCGCGCGCCTGACGGAAGAACTCGACCGCCTCGGGCGGGGTCGCCTCCATGCCGTCTTCGGCCACGGCGTCCTCCTGGGCCCACCCCGAGCCGGGGCGGAGCACGCACAGAAAGCAGAGCAAGCCGAGGAGCGCGCGATGCGCTGGAACCATCCTGCGACGTTACCGACTCCCTGGATTTTCCGCTACCCCGACCCGCCTTACCCGGGCCTCTCCGACCCAGACCCCGGCGTCAGCGAGGGACGACGGCGTTGGGCATCAGCGCCATCGCCGAGCCGCTCCCCAGCAGGCGGAGGGTCGTGGCCGCCGAGACCGTCGCGCGCAGCTCGGGGGCCACCCGCGCGAGCACGGCGTCCTGGGTCTCGAGCGCGACGGGATCGATCGGGGAGGCGCCGATGCCGAGGAGGCTCAGCGCGTAGTCGAGCAGGGTGGCCGGCCGGTCCGGCTCGAGGCGAATGCCCACCTCGGGGCCCACGCCCGCCGCGCGGCGGGCCGCCGCGAGCGCCGAGCCGACCCCGCCCAGGTGGTCCACCAGCCCATTGTCGATGGCCTGATCCCCCATCCAGATCCGCCCGCGCCCGACCGCGTCGACCTCGGCGACGCGCATGCCGCGCCCGCGGGCCACCCGGCGCAGGAACATGCGGTACCACTCGCGCACGTTCCCCGAGAGCGCGTGCCGCTCCTCCGGGGTGAAGGCGCGGTAGAGCGAGGTCGCGCCGGCGTGCTGGCCTCGGCCCACCTGCTCGAGGCTTACGCCGATCTCCTCGCCGAGCGGCGCGAAGTCGACCTTGCCGAACCAGATCCCGATGGAGCCGGTGATCGTGGACGGGTCGGCCCAGATCTCGTGGCAGGCCGAGGCGACGTAGTAGCCCCCGCTCGCGGCCACCGCGCCGAGCGAGGCGATGACCGGCTTGCGCCGCCGCGCTCGCGAGATCGCGCGGTAGATCTGATCGGCGGCCATGACGGAGCCGCCCCCCGAGTCCACCCGGATCACGATCGCCCGCACGGACGGATCGGCCGCGAGTCGATCGATGGCGCGCGAGACGGTGCGCCCACCGCTGAAGTGCAGTCCGAGCAGGGGGATGTCGACGTTCTCCCCGTCGACCATGGTGCCGTCGATCACGACGACGCCGATCTGCGGCCGGTGCCCCCAGCGCTCGGGGACCTCCCACGGCGCGCCTCGCTCCCGGGGAAAGGAGCCCCCGAACGCCTCTCGGAGCTCGTCGTCGAGGTCGTTCTCGTCGGCCAGCGCGTGCACGACGCCGGCGTCGAGGGCCTGTTGCGGCAACAGCGGGCCGCGATCGATGAGCGCGCGGAGATCGGCGCGAGACATCTCCTGGTCGCCGGCCGCGTCGAAGACCAGCCGACGGTAGGCGAGGTCGAGGATCGACTCGGTCTGCGCGCGGGCCGGCGCGGTCTGCGCGTCGTTGAGGAACTGCTCCGTGGCGCTCTTCCAGGCGCCGATGCGCACGAAGTCGGCCCGCACCCCGAGATCTCGCAGCACCTCACCGAAGTGCATCAGCTCGCTCGACACGCCGGTCAGCCGGACGCCCCCCGCGGGATCGAGCAGGATGCGGTCCGCGCCCGCGCAGGCGTACCACTCGCTCCCCGCCGCGTCGTCGAGGTGGCAGACGACGGGCTTGCCCGCCTCGCGCAGCTGATCGACCAGCATCCGGATCTCCTGCGCGTAGGCGAGCCCGATGCCGCTCCCGCGCGGCCGCAGGTACACGCCGCGCACGCGCTCGTCATGGAGGGCGCGCTCGAGCCGACGGACCACGTAGACGATGCCGCGCGCGCCGAGCCCGCCCAGCTCCACGTCCAGCACGTAGCTCCCTCGCGGAAGGCCCTCGCGCTGGGCGCCCTCGAGGCGCGCCGACGCGTACCAGCCGGGCGCCGCCTCGAGGCCGTCACCCACCGCGACGCCGCCGCCCACGCCGACCTGACCCCAGTCGACCGCGACGCCGCCCGTCACCCGCACGGCGGGGTCGGGGCCGTCCAGGCGCGACAGCTCCGCGGCCGCGATGAGCCGCCCCACGTAGGGCACCGTGGCCTCCGCGGCGGCGCGGGCGCCGACGCGCCCGTCTTCGTCCAGCGCGCCCGCGAAGTCCAGCGACAGGACGCGGCTGCCGAAGGGGCGCAGGGCCGCCCCGAGCAAGAACGAGCGCGGCACGCTCTCGAGCGTCCCGCCGAGCCGCGGCCCCACGACGTCGCGCGCGAGGAAGCTCAGCGCGAGCCAGTCGACCGGGCGCCAGCTCGCCGACAGATCGAGCGTGGTCACCCCGTCGAAGCGCACGTCGCCCGACGCGAGGAAGCGCAGCGCGGCGCCCACGCTCAGCGCGTCTTGCAGCCCCCACGCGAGCGCGAGCGACACCATCGTGCGCTCCGCGTTCTCGGGCACGCCCAGGGTGGGCCGGATCGAGTCGACCGCGAGCCCCGCCGCGAACCCGAAGAAGAGCGGCGACGCGGCGTAGAAGCCATCTCCGTTGCCGCGCCGCTGTCCGCCCTCGGCGGTGTCCGCGTGCACGTAGGCGAGCCCCCACGAGGGCAGGAACGCCAGCGCGCTCGGGTTCAGATTCACCGCCTCCGGCGTGTCCGGCGTGGTGACCGAGTAGCCCGGCAGGTCGACCGGGGACGTCTCCCGGTCCCACTGCGCGAGCGCGGTGGAGGGGAGCGAGCAAGCGAGGAGGAAGGCGAGGAGACGCACGCGCGAATCCTAGCAGCCGCCCCGTCGCGCCAGGGCGCGCGTCAGTCGTCGTCGGTCGAGATTTCGTTGGGCACGCAGTACGTCCAACACCCGCCCCCGGGCTGGCACGACTGACCGCAGGTCGACTCGGCGAAGGTGGAGCAGCCTCCCTGCCAGAT
This Sandaracinaceae bacterium DNA region includes the following protein-coding sequences:
- the sppA gene encoding signal peptide peptidase SppA encodes the protein MRLLAFLLACSLPSTALAQWDRETSPVDLPGYSVTTPDTPEAVNLNPSALAFLPSWGLAYVHADTAEGGQRRGNGDGFYAASPLFFGFAAGLAVDSIRPTLGVPENAERTMVSLALAWGLQDALSVGAALRFLASGDVRFDGVTTLDLSASWRPVDWLALSFLARDVVGPRLGGTLESVPRSFLLGAALRPFGSRVLSLDFAGALDEDGRVGARAAAEATVPYVGRLIAAAELSRLDGPDPAVRVTGGVAVDWGQVGVGGGVAVGDGLEAAPGWYASARLEGAQREGLPRGSYVLDVELGGLGARGIVYVVRRLERALHDERVRGVYLRPRGSGIGLAYAQEIRMLVDQLREAGKPVVCHLDDAAGSEWYACAGADRILLDPAGGVRLTGVSSELMHFGEVLRDLGVRADFVRIGAWKSATEQFLNDAQTAPARAQTESILDLAYRRLVFDAAGDQEMSRADLRALIDRGPLLPQQALDAGVVHALADENDLDDELREAFGGSFPRERGAPWEVPERWGHRPQIGVVVIDGTMVDGENVDIPLLGLHFSGGRTVSRAIDRLAADPSVRAIVIRVDSGGGSVMAADQIYRAISRARRRKPVIASLGAVAASGGYYVASACHEIWADPSTITGSIGIWFGKVDFAPLGEEIGVSLEQVGRGQHAGATSLYRAFTPEERHALSGNVREWYRMFLRRVARGRGMRVAEVDAVGRGRIWMGDQAIDNGLVDHLGGVGSALAAARRAAGVGPEVGIRLEPDRPATLLDYALSLLGIGASPIDPVALETQDAVLARVAPELRATVSAATTLRLLGSGSAMALMPNAVVPR
- a CDS encoding tetratricopeptide repeat protein, translating into MVPAHRALLGLLCFLCVLRPGSGWAQEDAVAEDGMEATPPEAVEFFRQARERYEAGQYREAAQALERALVLDPNSPTLVFNLARVYELLGELDLSLRYYEQYQQLLPQQQAREQARAEATIRRLQGARTSTEREAPQPEQVEALRQLPGLVVVRENGVADLGFWLTLGVGAASLATGGVLGALTLEARSSANSYPDAQGLGIAADVTLGLGGALVISSLLLYFLREHTVERAPIRSADEEVEAEASLDVDVTPLSLRVSF